The following proteins come from a genomic window of Phycisphaeraceae bacterium:
- the polA gene encoding DNA polymerase I, with amino-acid sequence MQDGPDTSETLYLIDGHAQIFRAYFAIRGGLNSPVTGEPTQAVYGMTGMFLKLLATFKPQYVVMAIDTPGKTFRDEMFNDYKANRAPTPPDLEAQIPRILEITRLFGIPVIGQTGAEADDIIATITRRLLNDPKCKHLNIRIVSKDKDLQQLLNDRVQMFDIHTDTTIDAAWLKENKGIAPQQVIDLLALTGDTVDNVPGVPGVGAKTAAKLIQDYGSIEGIYANLDKLKGKLRENLEASRQTLEVSRTLVTLKSDLELDFTLEKARAGLIEMAGLRRVFEELGFRKHITDLEALVNRGSDSTAKTAGDAASGKSTQAPARKDDADFSPSLFEAVAPAVTSDGQAEPSNHIRTPGLTTADDFAYRAIVTTGELDELVHSLRTAPIISVDTETIGLGGAMAMCGMSFSWKAGTGVYIPLRSPDPSQHLDQRAVLEKLRPILEDPTRPKCGHNLKYDALVFRHAGVRLRGIVFDSMIASHLAGSPTHGLDSLALSCLKHEMIPITRLIGLAETRKKGAGQRTMDQVPLELIVPYASEDADIALRLHEHFIPRLRLMGMERLAAEIEMPLVEVLSEMEFHGIKVDPAVLIQQQQVLNTRIVQLRRDILDKAQFDFNPDSPKQLAEVLFTHLGLPVQKKTKTGPSTDIEVLETLAELDGIDPAKQAVPRLIVEYRQLTKLVGTYLENLRESIRASTGRVHAQFHQAATATGRLSSNGPNLQNIPIRTEVGRQIRKAFIAEPGNVLISADYSQIELRVLAHLSQDPRLTEAFAKDLDVHTDVAAQVFGVPFDQVTREQRNQAKIINFGIVYGVSAYGLVRRIEGLDLESAKKLIADYRTRFKGIDTFLQACVQEAMDKGYVETMGGRRRMIPELRSENGAQRSLGQRLAINSVVQGSAAELIKRAMVNLQRRIDADGLTMMMLLQIHDELVFESPADDAEKNAAIIKAEMESAMTLRIPLKVEVGVGKDWLETK; translated from the coding sequence ATGCAAGACGGCCCCGATACCAGCGAGACGCTCTATCTCATTGACGGCCACGCGCAGATTTTTCGCGCCTATTTCGCCATCCGCGGCGGACTCAACAGCCCCGTCACCGGCGAACCCACCCAGGCGGTGTACGGCATGACGGGGATGTTTCTCAAGCTCCTCGCGACATTCAAGCCGCAGTACGTCGTCATGGCCATCGACACACCCGGCAAAACATTCCGCGATGAGATGTTTAACGATTACAAGGCCAATCGCGCGCCGACGCCTCCCGACCTCGAAGCGCAGATTCCGCGCATCCTTGAAATCACCCGGCTGTTTGGAATTCCCGTCATCGGCCAGACCGGCGCAGAAGCGGATGACATCATCGCGACAATCACGCGACGACTGCTGAACGATCCAAAATGTAAACACCTGAATATCCGCATCGTCTCGAAAGATAAAGATCTCCAGCAGCTTCTCAACGACCGCGTGCAGATGTTCGACATCCATACCGACACGACGATCGATGCTGCATGGCTCAAGGAAAACAAAGGCATCGCGCCTCAACAGGTGATCGACCTGCTGGCATTGACAGGCGATACGGTGGACAACGTACCGGGTGTGCCCGGCGTCGGTGCAAAAACAGCCGCAAAACTCATTCAGGACTACGGCTCGATCGAAGGCATCTATGCAAACCTCGACAAGCTCAAAGGCAAACTCCGGGAAAATCTCGAGGCCTCACGCCAAACGCTGGAAGTCAGCCGAACACTGGTAACGCTCAAGAGCGATCTCGAACTGGACTTTACGCTTGAGAAGGCCAGAGCCGGCTTGATCGAGATGGCCGGACTCCGTCGTGTGTTTGAGGAGTTGGGGTTCCGAAAGCACATCACCGATCTGGAGGCATTGGTCAACCGTGGTTCGGATTCCACCGCGAAAACCGCTGGTGATGCCGCCTCCGGCAAATCGACGCAGGCGCCCGCCAGGAAAGATGACGCGGATTTCTCGCCGTCTCTTTTTGAAGCAGTCGCGCCAGCTGTGACATCGGACGGGCAGGCTGAACCGTCGAATCACATCAGGACGCCGGGCCTGACCACAGCGGACGACTTTGCCTATCGCGCGATTGTGACGACCGGCGAGCTTGATGAGCTGGTCCACTCGCTCCGAACCGCACCGATCATCAGCGTGGACACGGAAACGATCGGTCTGGGCGGTGCAATGGCGATGTGCGGCATGAGCTTTTCGTGGAAGGCTGGTACGGGGGTTTACATTCCGCTTCGCTCGCCCGATCCGTCACAACATCTGGACCAGCGCGCGGTGCTGGAAAAACTCCGGCCGATTCTCGAAGATCCCACGCGCCCCAAGTGCGGGCACAACCTCAAATATGACGCGCTGGTATTCCGTCACGCCGGCGTGCGATTACGCGGCATCGTGTTCGATTCGATGATCGCCAGTCACCTTGCCGGCTCACCTACGCATGGGCTTGACTCGCTGGCACTGAGCTGTCTGAAGCACGAGATGATTCCCATTACTCGTCTCATCGGTCTGGCGGAGACACGAAAAAAGGGAGCGGGCCAGCGGACGATGGACCAGGTACCGCTGGAGTTGATCGTGCCTTACGCCTCGGAGGATGCGGACATCGCCCTGCGTCTCCACGAGCACTTCATACCGCGGTTGCGGCTCATGGGGATGGAACGGTTGGCGGCAGAAATCGAGATGCCGTTGGTTGAGGTGCTGTCGGAGATGGAGTTTCACGGCATCAAGGTGGACCCGGCCGTACTCATCCAGCAGCAGCAGGTACTCAACACCCGCATCGTTCAATTACGACGGGATATCCTCGACAAGGCACAATTCGACTTCAACCCTGATTCACCCAAGCAGCTCGCGGAGGTGCTCTTTACTCATCTGGGCCTGCCGGTGCAGAAAAAAACCAAGACCGGCCCCTCCACGGATATCGAAGTGCTCGAAACGCTCGCGGAACTTGACGGCATCGACCCGGCGAAACAGGCGGTGCCTCGACTGATCGTCGAGTATCGGCAACTCACCAAGCTCGTGGGGACCTATCTTGAAAATCTGCGTGAGAGCATCCGCGCGAGCACAGGCCGGGTCCACGCGCAATTTCATCAAGCGGCGACAGCGACCGGGCGGCTGTCGTCCAACGGTCCGAACCTTCAGAACATCCCCATCCGTACCGAGGTAGGACGACAGATTCGTAAAGCATTCATCGCTGAGCCGGGAAATGTCCTCATCAGCGCGGATTATTCACAGATCGAGCTGCGCGTGCTGGCGCATCTGTCACAGGATCCTCGCTTGACCGAGGCATTCGCCAAAGATCTCGATGTGCATACCGACGTAGCGGCGCAGGTGTTCGGCGTGCCTTTCGATCAGGTGACACGCGAGCAGAGAAATCAGGCGAAGATCATCAACTTCGGCATCGTTTACGGCGTCAGTGCGTACGGTCTGGTGCGAAGGATCGAGGGACTCGACCTCGAATCGGCGAAAAAACTCATCGCTGACTACCGCACGCGATTCAAGGGAATCGACACCTTCCTCCAGGCGTGTGTGCAGGAGGCGATGGACAAAGGTTACGTGGAGACGATGGGCGGGCGGCGGCGAATGATCCCCGAACTCCGCTCGGAAAACGGCGCACAGCGCAGCCTCGGTCAGCGACTGGCGATCAACAGCGTGGTGCAGGGCAGCGCAGCGGAATTGATCAAGCGCGCAATGGTGAATCTCCAGCGACGGATCGACGCCGACGGACTGACGATGATGATGCTGCTCCAGATCCACGACGAGCTTGTTTTTGAGTCCCCTGCCGATGATGCGGAGAAAAATGCAGCAATCATCAAAGCGGAGATGGAGTCAGCCATGACGCTGCGGATACCGCTGAAGGTAGAAGTCGGCGTGGGGAAGGATTGGCTGGAAACCAAGTAA